Proteins from a genomic interval of Syngnathoides biaculeatus isolate LvHL_M chromosome 23, ASM1980259v1, whole genome shotgun sequence:
- the LOC133496429 gene encoding sine oculis-binding protein homolog isoform X2, which produces MPEMEKGRPPESKRSRKPAHPVKREINQEMKSFAESTMNELLGWYGYDKVDLRDAEANEIRNYRERRQHVSVLKENSLPKPKTLDGKVSHSVLAMKSVERDSFSVPSSSSSSLSTSISSSTHKEHKSAPVIVPLIKPSAVDDVQNVQIVCVWCQKEGVKRYSLCMGSELKSFCSEKCFAACRRAYFKRNKARDEDLHGERSPQRPQTEDSPRLVMKINSNVRSLSPGLQVCDWCKHVRHTKEYLDFGSGEERLQFCSTKCLNQYKMDVFYREARAALTCSSPARAGQEGRSEHNVVGQKLLTPESWNSSSATGEALQRNISPKGATPILGSSESSSTSPSESSSSKLPVTRQRTLDRPMQPPPHPPAVEVSPHPTLIPPPLPRHQLEHPPIPQMRMPFIRPPLHAQGLRSPLTTSHHPRPPGQPSSPIHRPPHSPHLQPPTSSSINPPGLMHPLPRPYYPGLHSPPLMLPRGPVPMPPLMNFGIPSFSPLLPPPTVLVPYPIIVPLPVPIPIPIPIPVPPKPNLETPNHTGVIQPVPEGTDRCRSIPARFPSPGIPEGNNQLLHYRLSGNMPHGLHSLSEPNSKDIGWVKSERPFSSPSSTCYSGTLSPRALYSTSPSSTRSSEGMTDYKQQQHSERQVIQRVLQRTQVKLEPNVKAGVDFSGPEESGSVQGTKSGLREINRPSPPPPPHPPLHDTVCQHQDCHTSPSHTPPSPTVNNHPYDAMALALKSQNHGPNGISSVASIASPGSPLHQRVPIPPTDPALTELESIKENKCSVVCSVRVEGPVNQTEEPSAVVRDAGEDPHLPDEDHAYALPTAPKTGGITTPLLLPKLRDKGNLRSCANTPSAGDTEPALKRRCLRIRDQNK; this is translated from the exons ATGCCAGAGATGGAGAAAGGGAGACCGCCAGAAAGTAAACGCAGCAGGAAACCCGCGCACCCCGTCAAGAGGGAAATAAACCAGGAGATGAAG AGCTTTGCAGAAAGCACTATGAACGAGCTCCTGGGATGGTACGGCTACGACAAAGTAGATCTCCGAGACGCCGAGGCCAACGAGATCCGGAACTACAGAGAGCGGCGCCAGCATGTATCTGTGTTGAAAG AAAACTCTTTGCCAAAACCGAAAACCCTGGACGGGAAAGTCAGTCACTCGGTCCTCGCTATGAAGAGCGTCGAGAGGGACTCGTTCAGCGTTCCctcatcatcttcttcctccttgTCAACAAGCATCTCCTCGAGCACCCACAAGGAGCACAAGAGTGCACCCGTCATTGTACCGCTCATAAAGCCATCGGCAG TGGACGACGTACAAAATGTGCAGATCGTCTGCGTCTGGTGTCAGAAGGAAGGTGTCAAGCGCTACTCTCTATGCATGGGTTCCGAGCTCAAGAGCTTCTGCAGCGAGAAGTGTTTCGCCGCCTGCAGACGGGCCTACTTCAAGCGCAATAAG GCCAGAGATGAGGACCTCCATGGGGAGAGATCCCCCCAGCGCCCCCAAACAGAGGACTCACCAAGGCTGGTGATGAAGATAAACAGCAATGTTAGA TCTCTCTCTCCTGGGTTGCAGGTGTGTGATTGGTGTAAGCATGTCCGCCACACCAAAGAATACCTGGATTTTGGATCTGGTGAAGAGCGACTTCAGTTCTGCAGCACCAAATGTCTAAATCAGTATAAAATGGATGTGTTCTACAGAGAAGCTCGCGCAGCCCTGACCTGTTCCAGTCCAGCTAGAGCTGGTCAGGAGGGCAGGTCGGAACACAATGTTGTTGGACAAAAGCTTCTCACTCCAGAGTCTTGGAACAGCAGTAGTGCTACAGGAGAAGCACTTCAAAGAAACATATCTCCTAAGGGCGCGACACCAATCCTTGGCTCATCAGAATCATCATCCACGTCCCCGTCTGAGTCATCTTCTTCGAAGCTTCCTGTCACTAGGCAGAGAACTCTGGACAGGCCCATGCAACCTCCACCACATCCTCCTGCGGTAGAGGTGTCACCTCACCCTACACttattcctcctcctcttccacgCCATCAGCTAGAACATCCACCGATTCCTCAAATGCGAATGCCCTTCATTAGACCTCCTCTTCATGCCCAGGGCCTTAGAAGCCCTCTTACCACTTCTCACCATCCAAGACCCCCTGGTCAACCTTCCAGCCCTATTCACAGACCTCCGCACTCTCCACACCTGCAGCCCCCCACCTCCTCATCCATTAACCCCCCAGGATTAATGCATCCTCTCCctcggccatactaccctggcTTGCACTCGCCTCCACTTATGTTACCCAGGGGCCCTGTGCCAATGCCTCCCTTAATGAACTTTGGCATTCCTTCTTTTAGTCCTCTCCTGCCCCCTCCCACGGTCCTGGTACCATACCCAATTATTGTTCCTCTACCTGTCCCAATCCCCATTCCAATACCAATTCCAGTTCCTCCCAAGCCAAATCTAGAAACCCCAAATCACACTGGTGTTATACAACCTGTCCCAGAGGGAACAGACAGATGTAGATCCATACCTGCAAGGTTTCCATCTCCTGGGATTCCTGAAGGGAACAACCAATTGCTACATTACAGACTAAGTGGAAACATGCCTCATGGTCTCCATTCACTCAGTGAGCCCAATTCCAAGGACATCGGCTGGGTTAAGTCAGAGAGACCATTCTCATCTCCATCATCAACGTGCTACAGTGGGACATTGTCCCCCAGAGCGCTGTACAGCACATCACCCTCCTCAACACGCAGCTCTGAAGGAATGACAGACTATAAACAACAACAGCACTCAGAACGACAAGTTATACAAAGGGTTTTGCAGCGAACCCAAGTGAAGCTTGAACCCAATGTCAAGGCAGGCGTGGACTTCTCAGGGCCGGAAGAGTCAGGTTCTGTTCAGGGTACGAAATCAGGGCTCCGTGAGATCAATAGACccagtccacctccaccaccacaCCCCCCTTTACATGACACGGTATGCCAACATCAAGACTGCCACACCTCACCTTCACACACTCCGCCAAGCCCTACAGTGAACAACCACCCATATGATGCCATGGCTTTGGCCCTGAAATCTCAGAACCATGGGCCTAATGGGATTTCCTCAGTGGCATCCATAGCCAGTCCAGGCTCACCTTTACACCAGAGAGTGCCCATACCACCCACAGATCCTGCACTAACTGAGCTTGAATCtataaaagaaaacaagtgCTCAGTTGTCTGCTCTGTACGAGTTGAGGGCCCAGTCAATCAGACAGAAGAGCCTTCAGCAGTAGTTAGGGATGCAGGAGAGGACCCACACTTGCCAGATGAGGACCACGCCTATGCCCTACCCACTGCACCAAAGACCGGTGGGATCACTACCCCACTGCTCTTGCCCAAACTCAGGGACAAGGGTAACTTAAGGAGCTGTGCTAACACGCCCAGTGCTGGAGACACCGAGCCAGCTCTGAAAAGGAGATGCCTACGAATCCGtgatcaaaacaaataa
- the LOC133496429 gene encoding sine oculis-binding protein homolog isoform X1 — protein MVRLRSEADPPQTGTMPEMEKGRPPESKRSRKPAHPVKREINQEMKSFAESTMNELLGWYGYDKVDLRDAEANEIRNYRERRQHVSVLKENSLPKPKTLDGKVSHSVLAMKSVERDSFSVPSSSSSSLSTSISSSTHKEHKSAPVIVPLIKPSAVDDVQNVQIVCVWCQKEGVKRYSLCMGSELKSFCSEKCFAACRRAYFKRNKARDEDLHGERSPQRPQTEDSPRLVMKINSNVRVCDWCKHVRHTKEYLDFGSGEERLQFCSTKCLNQYKMDVFYREARAALTCSSPARAGQEGRSEHNVVGQKLLTPESWNSSSATGEALQRNISPKGATPILGSSESSSTSPSESSSSKLPVTRQRTLDRPMQPPPHPPAVEVSPHPTLIPPPLPRHQLEHPPIPQMRMPFIRPPLHAQGLRSPLTTSHHPRPPGQPSSPIHRPPHSPHLQPPTSSSINPPGLMHPLPRPYYPGLHSPPLMLPRGPVPMPPLMNFGIPSFSPLLPPPTVLVPYPIIVPLPVPIPIPIPIPVPPKPNLETPNHTGVIQPVPEGTDRCRSIPARFPSPGIPEGNNQLLHYRLSGNMPHGLHSLSEPNSKDIGWVKSERPFSSPSSTCYSGTLSPRALYSTSPSSTRSSEGMTDYKQQQHSERQVIQRVLQRTQVKLEPNVKAGVDFSGPEESGSVQGTKSGLREINRPSPPPPPHPPLHDTVCQHQDCHTSPSHTPPSPTVNNHPYDAMALALKSQNHGPNGISSVASIASPGSPLHQRVPIPPTDPALTELESIKENKCSVVCSVRVEGPVNQTEEPSAVVRDAGEDPHLPDEDHAYALPTAPKTGGITTPLLLPKLRDKGNLRSCANTPSAGDTEPALKRRCLRIRDQNK, from the exons ATG GTTCGACTCCGATCCGAAGCGGATCCGCCACAGACCGGGACTATGCCAGAGATGGAGAAAGGGAGACCGCCAGAAAGTAAACGCAGCAGGAAACCCGCGCACCCCGTCAAGAGGGAAATAAACCAGGAGATGAAG AGCTTTGCAGAAAGCACTATGAACGAGCTCCTGGGATGGTACGGCTACGACAAAGTAGATCTCCGAGACGCCGAGGCCAACGAGATCCGGAACTACAGAGAGCGGCGCCAGCATGTATCTGTGTTGAAAG AAAACTCTTTGCCAAAACCGAAAACCCTGGACGGGAAAGTCAGTCACTCGGTCCTCGCTATGAAGAGCGTCGAGAGGGACTCGTTCAGCGTTCCctcatcatcttcttcctccttgTCAACAAGCATCTCCTCGAGCACCCACAAGGAGCACAAGAGTGCACCCGTCATTGTACCGCTCATAAAGCCATCGGCAG TGGACGACGTACAAAATGTGCAGATCGTCTGCGTCTGGTGTCAGAAGGAAGGTGTCAAGCGCTACTCTCTATGCATGGGTTCCGAGCTCAAGAGCTTCTGCAGCGAGAAGTGTTTCGCCGCCTGCAGACGGGCCTACTTCAAGCGCAATAAG GCCAGAGATGAGGACCTCCATGGGGAGAGATCCCCCCAGCGCCCCCAAACAGAGGACTCACCAAGGCTGGTGATGAAGATAAACAGCAATGTTAGA GTGTGTGATTGGTGTAAGCATGTCCGCCACACCAAAGAATACCTGGATTTTGGATCTGGTGAAGAGCGACTTCAGTTCTGCAGCACCAAATGTCTAAATCAGTATAAAATGGATGTGTTCTACAGAGAAGCTCGCGCAGCCCTGACCTGTTCCAGTCCAGCTAGAGCTGGTCAGGAGGGCAGGTCGGAACACAATGTTGTTGGACAAAAGCTTCTCACTCCAGAGTCTTGGAACAGCAGTAGTGCTACAGGAGAAGCACTTCAAAGAAACATATCTCCTAAGGGCGCGACACCAATCCTTGGCTCATCAGAATCATCATCCACGTCCCCGTCTGAGTCATCTTCTTCGAAGCTTCCTGTCACTAGGCAGAGAACTCTGGACAGGCCCATGCAACCTCCACCACATCCTCCTGCGGTAGAGGTGTCACCTCACCCTACACttattcctcctcctcttccacgCCATCAGCTAGAACATCCACCGATTCCTCAAATGCGAATGCCCTTCATTAGACCTCCTCTTCATGCCCAGGGCCTTAGAAGCCCTCTTACCACTTCTCACCATCCAAGACCCCCTGGTCAACCTTCCAGCCCTATTCACAGACCTCCGCACTCTCCACACCTGCAGCCCCCCACCTCCTCATCCATTAACCCCCCAGGATTAATGCATCCTCTCCctcggccatactaccctggcTTGCACTCGCCTCCACTTATGTTACCCAGGGGCCCTGTGCCAATGCCTCCCTTAATGAACTTTGGCATTCCTTCTTTTAGTCCTCTCCTGCCCCCTCCCACGGTCCTGGTACCATACCCAATTATTGTTCCTCTACCTGTCCCAATCCCCATTCCAATACCAATTCCAGTTCCTCCCAAGCCAAATCTAGAAACCCCAAATCACACTGGTGTTATACAACCTGTCCCAGAGGGAACAGACAGATGTAGATCCATACCTGCAAGGTTTCCATCTCCTGGGATTCCTGAAGGGAACAACCAATTGCTACATTACAGACTAAGTGGAAACATGCCTCATGGTCTCCATTCACTCAGTGAGCCCAATTCCAAGGACATCGGCTGGGTTAAGTCAGAGAGACCATTCTCATCTCCATCATCAACGTGCTACAGTGGGACATTGTCCCCCAGAGCGCTGTACAGCACATCACCCTCCTCAACACGCAGCTCTGAAGGAATGACAGACTATAAACAACAACAGCACTCAGAACGACAAGTTATACAAAGGGTTTTGCAGCGAACCCAAGTGAAGCTTGAACCCAATGTCAAGGCAGGCGTGGACTTCTCAGGGCCGGAAGAGTCAGGTTCTGTTCAGGGTACGAAATCAGGGCTCCGTGAGATCAATAGACccagtccacctccaccaccacaCCCCCCTTTACATGACACGGTATGCCAACATCAAGACTGCCACACCTCACCTTCACACACTCCGCCAAGCCCTACAGTGAACAACCACCCATATGATGCCATGGCTTTGGCCCTGAAATCTCAGAACCATGGGCCTAATGGGATTTCCTCAGTGGCATCCATAGCCAGTCCAGGCTCACCTTTACACCAGAGAGTGCCCATACCACCCACAGATCCTGCACTAACTGAGCTTGAATCtataaaagaaaacaagtgCTCAGTTGTCTGCTCTGTACGAGTTGAGGGCCCAGTCAATCAGACAGAAGAGCCTTCAGCAGTAGTTAGGGATGCAGGAGAGGACCCACACTTGCCAGATGAGGACCACGCCTATGCCCTACCCACTGCACCAAAGACCGGTGGGATCACTACCCCACTGCTCTTGCCCAAACTCAGGGACAAGGGTAACTTAAGGAGCTGTGCTAACACGCCCAGTGCTGGAGACACCGAGCCAGCTCTGAAAAGGAGATGCCTACGAATCCGtgatcaaaacaaataa